A window of the Dioscorea cayenensis subsp. rotundata cultivar TDr96_F1 chromosome 14, TDr96_F1_v2_PseudoChromosome.rev07_lg8_w22 25.fasta, whole genome shotgun sequence genome harbors these coding sequences:
- the LOC120275381 gene encoding protein G1-like5, which translates to MFLSLSFSLFFPLNLFVHRKNTKQQEFSSRFPSYPSSLLPLQTKPWNPTTSASSSFLFPSSSPPPDQNIYHSYLHLQLHLDQSSKQDHSLKISGSSYQLGRLKMMNNHHHLNMMMQQNTNNTESSALSSDYGSPPSSALTIFPPPSSTSSTSSSSLASPLASSPPSPSPSRYESQKRRDWNTFGQYLRNHRPPLSLSRCSGAHVLEFLRYLDQFGKTKVHVQMCPFFGHPTPPAPCPCPLRQAWGSLDALVGRLRAAFEENGGKPENNPFGARAVRLYLREIRDMQSKARGISYEKKKRKKQPTLAPSPSSPSPSPSSSGHHHLHHHQLMPPPPPSGAT; encoded by the exons atgtttctctctctctctttctctcttttttttcctctcaatcTCTTTGTCCACCGAAAAAACACAAAGCAACAAGAGTTTTCCAGCAGATTCCCATCATATCCATCATCTCTCCTTCCACTCCAAACAAAACCATGGAATCCAACAACCTCTGCATCTTCCTCCTTTCTTTTcccctcttcttctccaccacCTGATCAAAATATATACCACtcttatcttcatcttcaacttcaTCTTGATCAATCTA GTAAACAAGATCACTCACTTAAAATCTCTGGATCTAGCTACCAACTG GGAAGATTAAAGATGATGAATAACCATCATCACCTCAACATGATGATGCAGCAAAACACAAACAACACTGAAAGCAGTGCTCTTTCTTCAGACTATGGTTCACCTCCATCTTCAGCACTTACCATATTCCCTCCACCTTCATCTACTTCAtctacttcatcttcttctttagcATCACCACTAGCATCATCAccaccatctccatctccaagcCGCTATGAATCACAGAAACGTAGAGACTGGAATACCTTTGGTCAATACCTCCGTAACCACCGACCACCCCTCTCGCTTTCCCGTTGCAGTGGGGCTCATGTGCTGGAGTTCTTGCGCTACTTAGACCAGTTTGGCAAAACCAAAGTTCACGTTCAAATGTGCCCTTTCTTTGGCCACCCAACTCCTCCTGCTCCTTGTCCTTGCCCTCTAAGACAAGCTTGGGGTAGCTTAGATGCTCTTGTTGGCCGTCTTAGAGCTGCATTTGAAGAGAATGGTGGAAAACCTGAAAACAATCCATTTGGTGCTCGTGCTGTGAGATTATACTTGCGAGAAATTAGAGACATGCAATCCAAAGCTAGAGGTATTAGctatgagaagaagaaaaggaagaaacaaCCTACTCTtgctccttctccttcttctccttctccttctccttcttcttctggtcaccaccacctccaccaccaccaactCATGCCTCCACCACCACCCTCTGGTGCAACTTAA